The following coding sequences are from one Myxococcus guangdongensis window:
- a CDS encoding YfiR family protein: protein MNSFFSKCRRSLTSGRARWWPLLGVLLLEGSAGAQSPDRQAVIALRSLAYDNNLAKRAGDELLVTVLYRPDVPASAERSLRLVEALTKLGTMKVQGLPLRAQRMAWTGLPALRSSVEAQGVDVLFLCDGLEAELGALTAYSRQEKLLTVSGVPGAVEKGVSLGVFLTGDRYTIGVNLPASSAEGASFSSDLLRLATTLIR, encoded by the coding sequence ATGAATTCCTTCTTCTCGAAGTGCCGCCGCTCCCTCACCTCGGGGCGGGCCCGTTGGTGGCCCCTGCTCGGGGTGCTGTTGCTGGAGGGGTCCGCCGGGGCGCAGTCCCCGGACCGACAGGCCGTCATCGCGCTGCGCTCGCTGGCCTACGACAACAACCTGGCCAAGCGGGCGGGTGACGAGCTGCTGGTGACGGTGCTCTATCGGCCGGACGTCCCGGCCTCCGCGGAGCGCTCGCTCCGGCTCGTCGAGGCGCTGACGAAGCTGGGCACCATGAAGGTACAGGGCCTGCCGCTCAGGGCCCAACGGATGGCCTGGACGGGGCTGCCCGCGCTGCGCTCCTCGGTGGAGGCGCAGGGCGTGGACGTGCTCTTCCTGTGTGACGGGCTGGAGGCGGAGCTGGGCGCGCTCACCGCGTACAGCCGTCAGGAGAAGCTGCTCACCGTCTCGGGTGTCCCCGGCGCCGTGGAGAAGGGCGTGTCGCTGGGCGTCTTCCTCACCGGGGACCGCTACACCATCGGGGTGAACCTCCCGGCGAGCTCGGCGGAGGGCGCTTCATTCAGCAGCGACCTGCTGCGCCTGGCCACCACGCTGATTCGCTGA
- a CDS encoding methyl-accepting chemotaxis protein: MRSFVQRRSLRVKFVGLVATLLAAISLFLLAFFPSQLNTLARRSLEDRASGIATVLSSAMAPALDFDDVARVEELLAGLDKAPGAAFAVVLHADGSRMGAWRPEAVPPTTELSLPEGREALTSAAAGNLIHTALRVEGRTGGSGIMVLGFRMDELQEQQTHNLVVVGGVSALLFLVGLGLTFLVSTRVVGPVDRLRQVAEHIAKGDLVEAEQTLGGEEAVRRQAEVFSTGQRHLEVDELGRLEGAFALMLTLLRQSTRTLQDAARRLSESTDLLNIAGEDQAAVVREQVATIQATQASTHELKLTAQMAAERAKAVLDVATRADAAGIDGERSIAASLEGLEDIHLQVDQLAARIRELGEHAMRVGKITSTVKDLADQSNMLALNASIEAARAGEHGRGFSVVAREVRSLADQSIQRTVEVRGLVDGILQSMRSAVSLSESGATQVTQGLASVQSSGDRLRELAAIVRDNRGAVEQIASAVSQQNTGIAHIFSAIDILVRQTDQSVARLETTGRAIGVVRDVSSTVLTVANQYRI, translated from the coding sequence TTGAGGTCTTTCGTCCAGCGCCGCTCCCTGCGAGTGAAGTTCGTGGGTCTGGTAGCAACCCTGTTGGCGGCCATCTCGCTGTTCCTGCTCGCCTTCTTTCCCTCTCAACTCAATACATTGGCGCGGCGCTCCCTGGAGGACCGGGCGTCGGGCATCGCGACGGTGCTGTCGTCGGCCATGGCGCCGGCGCTCGACTTCGATGACGTGGCGCGCGTGGAGGAACTGCTGGCGGGGCTGGACAAGGCCCCGGGCGCGGCGTTCGCGGTGGTGCTGCACGCGGACGGCTCGCGCATGGGGGCCTGGAGGCCGGAGGCGGTGCCGCCCACCACCGAGCTGTCCCTGCCGGAGGGGCGCGAGGCGCTCACGTCGGCGGCGGCGGGCAACCTCATCCACACCGCGCTGCGCGTGGAGGGGCGCACCGGAGGGTCGGGCATCATGGTGCTGGGCTTCCGGATGGACGAGCTCCAGGAGCAGCAGACCCACAACCTGGTGGTGGTGGGCGGGGTGTCCGCGCTGCTGTTCCTCGTGGGCCTGGGGCTGACGTTCCTGGTGAGCACCCGGGTGGTGGGGCCGGTGGACCGGCTGCGGCAGGTGGCCGAGCACATCGCGAAGGGAGACCTGGTGGAGGCCGAGCAGACGCTGGGCGGAGAGGAGGCGGTGCGGCGACAGGCCGAGGTCTTCTCCACGGGTCAGCGGCACCTGGAGGTGGACGAGCTGGGCCGGCTGGAGGGGGCGTTCGCGCTGATGCTCACGCTCTTGCGGCAGAGCACGCGGACCTTGCAGGACGCGGCGCGGCGGCTGTCGGAGTCCACGGACCTGCTCAACATCGCTGGCGAGGACCAGGCGGCGGTGGTGCGCGAGCAGGTGGCGACCATCCAGGCCACGCAGGCCTCCACGCACGAGCTGAAGCTGACGGCGCAGATGGCGGCCGAGCGCGCGAAGGCGGTGCTGGACGTGGCGACGCGGGCGGACGCCGCGGGCATCGACGGAGAGCGCAGCATCGCGGCGAGCCTGGAGGGGCTGGAGGACATCCACCTGCAGGTGGACCAGCTGGCCGCGCGCATCCGCGAGCTGGGCGAGCACGCGATGCGGGTGGGTAAAATCACCTCCACCGTCAAGGACCTGGCGGACCAGTCCAACATGCTGGCGCTCAACGCCTCCATCGAGGCGGCGCGGGCGGGCGAGCATGGCCGGGGCTTCTCCGTCGTCGCGCGCGAGGTGCGAAGCCTCGCCGACCAGTCCATCCAGCGCACGGTGGAGGTGCGCGGGCTGGTGGACGGCATCCTCCAGTCGATGCGCTCGGCGGTGAGCCTCAGCGAGAGCGGCGCGACGCAGGTGACGCAGGGGCTGGCCAGCGTGCAGTCCTCGGGGGACCGGCTCAGGGAGCTGGCGGCCATCGTCCGGGACAACCGGGGGGCGGTGGAGCAGATCGCCAGCGCCGTCTCGCAACAGAACACGGGCATCGCCCACATCTTCTCGGCCATCGACATCCTGGTCCGGCAGACGGACCAGAGCGTCGCGAGGTTGGAGACCACCGGGCGCGCCATCGGCGTGGTCCGGGATGTCTCCTCCACCGTGCTGACGGTCGCCAACCAGTATCGCATCTGA